The proteins below are encoded in one region of Methanoculleus thermophilus:
- a CDS encoding phospholipase D-like domain-containing protein, which translates to MRRIAAAILLVCLLVAAVDAVQIVEFCPDPYLAGDLDEYLVIEGRGVLDGYVFSDGEGGFRFPPGTRIDGRVVVARSGPAFEQTHGYLPDFEIEGRTPAVPDVIQSGNLQMANQGDELFIYHGTTLVQKVAWPGDVRPREGQIHYLENGIWDPRPLGIGQSRFGPETFEGVEVTAFVAPDCSQEAFLSAVSSAEREILANVYEFTDPTIADALIGARERGVEVTVLLEGGPVGGISPEERAVAGALNRSGIVVLAMETTDLAHAKYRYNHAKYLVIDGETVLLGSENFKPGGYPAPGLQGNRGWVVILEDPDLAAYFREVFLIDAAGGDIVPLEGTAAELYTPWAPTYAVEFGPCRAEDARVTVVLSPDTSALILDLIEGAEESIAIEQAYITNETRYELNPYLAAAINASRRGVVVQILLDSAWFNTEDDADNDEMVAVINRIAAAEGLPLEARLADIEANNLAKIHNKGVIVDGRAVLVSSINWNANSPAFNREAGVIIEHPAIAAYYTAVFLDDWNASKGSGAGAAPGPDRLKIILAACILVWLIGLYLYRRRRT; encoded by the coding sequence AGGGGAGGGGGGTGCTCGACGGCTACGTCTTCTCGGATGGAGAGGGCGGGTTTCGGTTCCCCCCGGGCACGCGGATAGACGGGCGGGTGGTGGTCGCAAGGAGCGGTCCGGCCTTCGAGCAGACCCACGGGTACCTGCCCGACTTCGAGATCGAGGGGAGGACGCCGGCGGTGCCGGACGTGATCCAGAGCGGGAACCTTCAGATGGCGAACCAGGGCGACGAACTCTTCATCTACCATGGAACCACGCTCGTCCAGAAGGTGGCCTGGCCCGGGGACGTCCGTCCCCGCGAAGGGCAGATCCACTACCTTGAGAATGGCATCTGGGACCCGCGTCCGCTCGGTATCGGCCAGTCACGCTTTGGTCCGGAAACGTTCGAAGGCGTTGAGGTGACTGCGTTCGTCGCCCCGGACTGTTCACAGGAGGCCTTCCTCTCGGCGGTCTCGAGCGCCGAGCGCGAGATTCTCGCAAACGTCTACGAGTTCACCGACCCTACGATCGCAGACGCCCTCATCGGCGCCCGCGAACGCGGTGTTGAGGTGACCGTCCTCCTTGAGGGCGGGCCGGTGGGCGGCATCTCACCGGAAGAGCGGGCCGTCGCGGGCGCCCTCAACCGGAGCGGGATTGTGGTCCTCGCGATGGAGACGACGGATCTGGCCCATGCGAAGTACCGCTACAACCACGCGAAGTACCTCGTCATCGATGGCGAGACGGTCCTCCTCGGGAGCGAGAACTTCAAGCCCGGCGGTTACCCGGCACCGGGTCTGCAGGGCAACCGCGGGTGGGTAGTCATCCTCGAGGACCCCGACCTTGCGGCCTACTTCCGGGAGGTCTTCCTCATCGATGCCGCGGGCGGGGATATCGTGCCCCTGGAGGGAACCGCAGCCGAACTCTACACGCCCTGGGCACCCACATACGCCGTGGAGTTTGGGCCCTGCCGCGCGGAGGATGCGCGGGTGACGGTGGTCCTCTCCCCCGATACGAGCGCGCTCATCCTCGACCTGATCGAGGGGGCAGAAGAGAGCATCGCGATCGAGCAGGCCTACATCACAAACGAGACCCGGTACGAACTCAATCCCTACCTTGCGGCCGCGATCAACGCATCCCGGCGGGGTGTCGTGGTACAGATCCTCCTCGACTCCGCCTGGTTCAACACCGAGGACGATGCGGACAACGACGAGATGGTCGCGGTCATCAACCGGATTGCCGCGGCCGAAGGGCTACCGCTTGAGGCCAGGCTTGCGGATATCGAGGCGAATAATCTTGCAAAGATCCATAACAAAGGCGTCATCGTCGATGGGCGCGCGGTCCTTGTCAGCAGCATCAACTGGAATGCCAACTCCCCGGCGTTCAACCGGGAAGCGGGCGTGATCATCGAGCATCCGGCGATCGCCGCTTATTACACCGCGGTCTTTCTCGACGACTGGAATGCCTCAAAAGGGAGCGGGGCTGGCGCTGCCCCGGGGCCGGACCGGCTCAAGATTATTCTAGCAGCATGCATCCTGGTCTGGCTCATTGGGCTCTACCTCTACCGCCGACGGCGCACATAG
- a CDS encoding transcriptional regulator, whose translation MTEPFSCDIMRCDNLARVLLPRMRAEMVYRLVNERGITQSEASKRLGVSRAAISQYMSRKRGFAGQDFSEDLDRVIERWVSAVASGEGTITICDVCRSAGLPERR comes from the coding sequence ATGACGGAGCCTTTCTCCTGCGACATCATGCGCTGCGACAACCTCGCACGGGTGCTCCTTCCCCGGATGCGCGCCGAGATGGTCTACCGCCTGGTGAACGAACGCGGGATCACCCAGAGCGAGGCCTCCAAGCGCCTCGGAGTCAGTAGAGCCGCAATATCCCAGTATATGAGCCGGAAACGCGGGTTTGCCGGGCAGGACTTCTCCGAAGACCTCGATAGGGTCATCGAGCGCTGGGTCTCCGCCGTCGCTTCGGGTGAAGGGACGATCACCATCTGCGACGTCTGCCGGTCGGCCGGTCTTCCGGAACGCCGGTGA